GCGAATCATCCTCGGGATGTACACCGCGAGCAGCGGGTGCGAGACCTCCAGGCTCTCGGCGAGCTGCTGCCGGAGGGGCTCAGAACCAGAACGTCTGATTCGTCCCGCCTGTGCAGCGATACCCGGCGACGTTCCCGTTCTCCTGGACCGTTGCGCAGACATCGTCCGCCATACGCGTGCGGAGTTCGCCTTCGGGAGTGGTCGTCCATTTCTGATTGATCCCGCCGGTGCAAGCCCAGAGGATGATCGGGGTGCCGTTCGCGCTCGAGGAGCCGCTGAGATCGAGACACTGCTTGTCGTCGCGGCTGCGAATCGTTCCGTCGGGCAGCATCTTCCAGCCCAGGTCGGGAACCGACGACCGGGTCGCCACCGGGGTCTGCGATCTCACGCTCGCGTCCGCCCAGAGATAGGTTCCCGGTCTCCGGGTCATGATCGACTGCGGCTGGACGCTGACGAACTCCTGGTCGGCGTCTCGTGAGCAGGGGGCGGTCACCAGACGAGCGCCGGGGTACGTGCTGTGATCGGACGTGGCCAGGCAGAGTCCGGTTGCCTCGTTCTTGAGATGGCCGTCCACTTGGCTCCAGACCCGGTTCGACGCCGATGAGCACGAGGCGAGAGCGACCCGCTTGCCATGCCAGAACGTCTCGGGCTCTTCGGTGAGGCACCACCGATCGTTCGTGGTGCGGATGGTGCCGTCAGAGCGCAGAAGCCAGTCGTGCGCATCGTCCGACTGGGCGGGTTGCAGGCGGATCGCCGAACTCCAGAAGCTCGCGTCGGGAGTGACCGCGAGTGCGTTCGGTTTCGAAAGAAGCGCAACCGGTTTCAGCTTCGCGTGGCTCGCGAGGAATGCGGAGCCGTCATCGTTGATGCGGAGCACCGCATTGGTGCATGCGAACTTGTACCTGTTCAGGTACGAGTACCGGAAGGATTTCCCATCGACCTGGAAAGGCCCGAAGGTCACATCGCTGTCCTCCAGCTTCGCGCACTGCTCGCCGGGCTCGCTCAGCTGATAGAACCCGACCCACCCCCGCAACGGCAAGAGCCGAGTCCCGCCGTTCGCGAACCGGAGGGTGCCCAGAGCGGTCTCGGTGCCGTCGGAGCCATCGACGACAGACGCGCGCCACCAGCCCGCGCGATCCGCGACGGCAGCGATTTTGAGCGCGTAGGTCCGCCCGGCCTGCCAAGTTTTCCAGATGCGGGCACTCGCCTCGCTCTTCCCGTCCAGCGGGCCGACGCACTGGCCGCCGTCCGTCGCGGAGGGCTCGCATCCCGTCACACCCTGTGTGGAGAAGAGCCAGAGGTTGCGGCCCGACCCGTCTTCGGTGCTCTGGAAGCCGATGCTGCCGAGCTGGTTTCCAACCTGAAACTGATGGCTCCAGAAAGTCTGGGCGTCCTTGGAGGGTTTCAGCCCCACAGTGGTGGTGAACACTGCCGACTGACCGGTCGGATGAGCCGCGGATTCCGTGTAGAGCGCGGGCGTGTCGCTGGCAGCGATGGCTGTTCCCGGAATGAGCGCCGGGGCGGCGATTCCGAGGGAGCCCCCGATGAGGACGAGCGCGAGCGCCGAGGCGGAGCGGCTGCGGCCCCGCCCGCCGTCGCTCCCGGGCGATCCCGAACCGAACTTCTTGAACATGGTCGCACCCCTTCTTCGTGGCAGATTGGCGATTCACGCTAACCGTGAGCGCCGAAGCGGCAGTGCGCGTGTCCGGGGGCGAGGGAGGAGGATCGGCGGGGAAATGAGTGGAAGCCCCCTGCGCTGAGTGCCGGAGTCGCATGACATCGTTCGGGCGGGAGCGACCGGAACCCGACGAGAACCGCAGCCCTCTAGAACCCGAGCCGCCCCAGCTGCTTCGGGTCCCGCTGCCAGTCCTTCGCCACCTTCACCCGGATCGACAGGAAAACGTGCCGCTCGAGCAGCGCCTCGATGGGTTCTCGCGCCGTGGCGCCGACCTCCCGGATTCGGCGGCCACCTTTGCCGATCACGATGGCCTTCTGACTATCACGTTCGACGAAGAGGTTCGCGTAGATCTCGAGGAGGTCTTTGTCGTCGCGTTCGATCAGATCGTCGATGGTCACGGCCAGGGAGTGCGGCAGCTCGTCCTCGGCACCATCGAGCACGGCCTCGCGGATGTATTCGGCGATGCGGTCCTCCACGCCCTCATCGGTGACGGCTTCGTCCGGGTACAGCGGGCCGGGCGAGACCCGCAGCAGTCTCATCAGCTCGGTGGTGAGAGTGTCCAGCTGGATGCCGCGCGCCGCCGAGACCGGCACGATCGCCTCCCACTCCCGCAGCGCCGACACCGCGAGCAACTGCTCGGCCACCTGCGTCTTCCTCGCGGAGTCGATCTTGGTGACGATCGCGACCTTCTTGGCGCGCGGGTAGTCGTCCAGCTGCTCGTTGATGAAGCGGTCGCCCGGGCCGATCCTCTCGTCGGCGGGCACGCAGAAGCCTATGACGTCGACATCCCCGAGCGTCGATTGCACGAGCGTGTTGAGCCGCTCGCCGAGCAGCGTCCGCGGCCGGTGGACGCCGGGGGTGTCGACCAGGACGAGCTGGCCCTCCCTCCGGTGCGCGATCCCGCGGATCGCACGGCGGGTCGTCTGAGGCTTCGAGCTCGTGATGGCGATCTTCTCGCCCACCAGAGCGTTGGTCAATGTCGACTTGCCGACATTCGGCCGACCGACGAACGAGACGAATCCGGCGCGGTAATCGGTCACGGTCGCGGCTCCTTCTGCTGCTTGTTCCTGTCGTTCCTGTGCTTGTCGTTCCTGGCGGCGCGGTCCGGCTTCTCGGCGGGTTCGGGCAGTGCCGCAGTGTCCCGCTCCACCAGCACGCTCGCGACGTGCTTGTGCCGTCCCTCGATGCGATCCACCGTGAAGCGCAGACCGTGCGCGGCCACCGTCGAACCGACCTCTGCGAGCCGGCCGAGGGCCTTGGCGACAAGGCCGCCGACGCTGTCGACATCCTCGTCCTCGATCTCCAGATCGAACAGTTCGCCCAGATCGTCGATCGGCAGGCGTGTCGCGACCCGGTAGCGGCCGTCGCCGACCTCCTGCACGAGGGCGACCTCCTGGTCGTACTCGTCCGAGATGTCTCCGACGAGCTCCTCGATGAGGTCCTCCAGGGTCACCAGTCCGGCAATGCCGCCGTACTCGTCCACGACCATCGCAAGGTGGTTCGACTCGCGCTGCATCTCGCGCAGCAGGGCGTCCGCTTTCTGCGACTCCGGTACGAAGAGGGCCGGCCGCACCAGCTCATCGAGCGCGATCGCGTCCAGACCGAGCATGCTCTCGAAACTGAGCTTCGCCGCATCCTTGAGGTAGAGGATGCCGACCACGTCGTCCGGATCGTCGTCGATGACCGGGATGCGGGAGACGCCTTTAGAGAAGAACAGCCCCATCGCGGTGCCGAGACCGGCGCTCTTGTCGACGGTGATCATGTCCGTGCGCGGGAGCATGACCTCGCGCACGACCGTGTCGCTGAACTCGAAGATCGAGTGGATGAGCTCGCGGTCGTCCTCCTCCAGCACGTCGAACTCGGTCGCCTCGTCCACGATGCTGAGCAGTTGCTCCTCGCTCGTGACCGGAGCCGACCGGGCACGCGACGGCGTCACCCGGTTGCCGAGGGCGACCAGACCGCCCGGTATCGGGCCGAGCACGATGCAGACGATGCGCACCAGCGGCGCGGCGCGGCGCAGCAGCAGCGTCGAGTTCGCCCGTCCCACACTGCGCGGGCTCGCGCCGACGAGGACGAACGAGACGCCCGTCATGATCAGCGCCGACAGGAGGAGCGAGATCCACCACTCCTCGAAGATCTGCTCGAAGGCGAGCGTCACCAGCACCGCGGCGGTCGTCTCGGCGATGATCCGGCTGAAGCTGACAGCGTTGAAGTAGGGGCCCGGGTCTTCCGCGATCGCCGCGAGCGATTTGCTGGCGCGCGAGGTCTCCGCCAGATCGGCGATGTCACCGCGGGACTGCACGGCCAGGGCGGCTTCGACGGCGGCCATCAGACCGCCGAACGCCACCAGGGCGAATGCGACGACGAAGAACAGCGCGGCGAGCATCGCCGCCGCCTAGCGCTGCCGGTCGTAGCGGGCGAAGCCCACCAGGATGTCGCGCTGGATGCTGAACATCTCCCGCTCCTCTGCCGGTTCGGCGTGGTCGAAGCCGAGCAGATGCAGGATGCCGTGCGTCGTCAGGAGCAGCAGCTCGTCCATCAGAGCGTGGCCCGCGGTTTCCGCCTGGATCTGCGCCACCTGCGGGCAGAGCACCACATCGCCCAGCAGACCCGCGGGCGATGGCTCGTCCTCTGTGCCGGGGCGCAGCTCGTCCATCGGGAAGCTGAGCACATCGGTCGGGCCGGGTTCGTCCATCCACTGCACATGCAGCTGCTCCATCGCCGCCTCGTCCACCAGCAGGATCGCCAGCTCGGCGTCCGGGTGGACGTGCATGATGTCGAAGGCGTACCCCGCGAGCCGCTGCAACATCGCCTCGTCCGCAGCGATCGCAGACTCGTTGTTGACTTCGATACTCATTTACTCGGACCCTGTCGTCGCTTGGTGAGGTGGTCGCGCGGCGTCCCGGAACGGCGCTCGGCGCGGGCCGCGAACTCGGCCGCCTGCTCGCGCTCGTGCTGCCGAGCCTGCTGTTTGGCGTCGTATTCGGTGTAGGCGTCCACAATCCGGCCGACGAGGCTGTGGCGCACGACATCGTCGCTGGTCAATTGGGCGAAGTGGATGTCGTCGATCCCTTTCAGCACGCGTGTCACCAGCCGCAGTCCGCTCGCAGCGTTCGGAAGGTCGATCTGGGTGATGTCGCCGGTGACGACCATCCGCGCGTTGAAGCCAAGCCGCGTGAGGAACATCTTCATCTGCTCGAGCGTGGTGTTCTGCGCCTCGTCCAGGATGATGAACGAGTCGTTCAGCGTGCGTCCGCGCATGTAGGCCAGCGGCGCGACCTCGATCGTGCCCGTGGCCAGCAGCTTCGGAACCAGCTCGGGGTCCATCATCTCGTTGAGGGCATCGTAGAGCGGGCGGAGATAGGGGTCGATCTTGTCCGTGAGGGTCCCCGGCAAATAGCCGAGCCGCTCGCCCGCTTCGATGGCCGGCCGCGTCAGGATGATGCGGGTGACCTCTTTGCGCTGAAGCGCCTGCACCGCCTTGGCCATCGCGAGATACGTCTTCCCGGTTCCGGCCGGGCCGATCCCGAACACGATCGTGTTGTGGTCGATCGCGTCCACATACTCGCTCTGCCCGAGCGTCTTGGGGCGGATGCTCTTGCCGCGCGCGGTCAGGATGGCCTGGCCGAGCACGTCCGATGGGCTCAGATTCAGCCCGCTCTGGAGCATCTTCGCAGAGTTCGCGACGTCCGCCGGGCCGATGTCCTGGCCGCCACGCACCAGCTGCAACAGCTCCTCGACCAGGCGCCGGGCCGCTTCGACCTGCGCCGGGTCGCCGGTCAGGGTGATCTCGTTGCCGCGGACGTGAACGCTCACCAGCGGGAACTGCCGTTCCAGCATGGTCAGCAGCCGATCCTGCGGCCCGAGCAGCCGGACCATCTGGATGCCGTCGACGCTCAGATGCGTCTCGGCCGCGCCCTCGGGGCTCAGCGGCGGTGTCGGTTCACTTCTTGGCAAGGCTTCCTTCCTCGAGCCCGCCGGCCGGCGTGCCCAGAACGTGAGCGTGGACGTGGAACACGGTCTGCCCCGCGTTCGCCCCGGTGTTGAAGATCAGGCGGAAGTCGCCGTCCGCGTACACGGCGGCGAGCGATTTGGCGGTGGCGACCAGTTCGGCGAGCAGTCCCGGGTCCCCCGCGGCGAGTTCGACGACGTCGCGATACTGTTCGGTCTTGGGGACGACCAGGAGATGCACGGGCGCCTGCGGGGCGATGTCCTTGAACGCGATCAGCCGCTCGCCGTCGTACACCACGTCGGCCGGGATCTCTCCCGCGATGATGCGAGTGAAGACCGACCTCTCATCCTGCTCCGTCATAGCATCCATCCTATTCACCAGCGCCGGGTGGCCGCGGAGAGCACGGCCAGGGCGGCCGGTCCCGCGGTGGACGTTCGGAGGATGGTGTCGCCGAGGCGGAGGAACTCGGCCCCCGCGGCGCGGAAGACGTCGAGCTCGGCGGGGTCGATGCCGCCCTCGGGGCCCACCACGAGCGCGAGCGGGCGGGCGTCCGGGGTCACATCCGTGAGCCGTTCGCCGGCGGACGGGTCGAGCACCAGGACGCGGTGCGTCACGGCCAGAGCCGCGATCTGCCTCGTGGTCGACAGCTCGCCGACCTCTGGCGTCCAGGCGCGGACGGACTGTTTGCCCGCCTCGCGGACGATCGTCGCCCAGCGCTCCCGGCCCTTCGCGATCTTCGTCCCTTCCCAGCGGGAGACCGACCGGGCGGCTGCCCACGGGATCACCGCATCCGCTCCGAGCTCGGTCGCCGCCTGGATCGCCCGCTCGTCGCGGTCGCCCTTCGCGAGCGCCTGCACGAGGGTGATCGTCGGTTCGTGCCGCTCGACGCGCTCGAGCGCATCGACGTCGATCGTCAGCTCGGAGCCCGTGGCGACGAGCACCTCGCCCGCGGCGATCAGCCCGCGGCCGTTGCCGATCAGGATGCGCTCACCCGGCCGCGTGCGGTTCACCGTGACCGCATGTCTGGCCTCAAGCCCGGTGAGCGTCAGCCGATCGCCGATGGCGGCGTCGAGGTCCTCGCACAGGTAGAGGGAGGCCATGCTAGACGTTCAGGAACCGATCGCGCAGCTTCGCGAACAGCCCCTGCTGGAAACACGCCAACGACGGCTCGCCGGTCTTGTGGCTCTCCGCGAACTTCTTGATCAGCTCCTTCTCCTTGTGGTCGAGTTTGGTCGGGGTGACCACTTGGATGCCGACCCGCAGATCGCCGCGGCCGCTGCCGCGCAGGTGTGTGATGCCGCGGTCCTTCACACTGACGATGTCCGCGCTCTGGGTTCCCGGTTTGAGCTCCAGGCGGATATCGCCGTCGAGCGCCTTCACGGTCGCAGTGGCACCGAGGATGGCGTCCGCCATCGACACTTCCAGCGTGCAGAGCAGATCGTCGCCATCGCGGCTGAAGACGTCATGGTGCTTGACCTTGATCTCCAGGTACAGATCGCCGTTCGGGCCGCCCGCGGGGCCGGCTTCGCCCGAGCCCGGCATGTGAAGGCGCAGGCCCGTGTCCACACCGGCGGGGATGTCCACCGGCACGGTGCGGCGGGCGCGCACCCGGCCCTGGCCCTGGCAGGTGACGCACGGCGTCGCGATGACGGTGCCGTACCCGCGGCAGGAGCCGCAGGGGCTCGACGTCATCACAGTGCCGAGCAGCGACCGGACCGAGCGCTGGATGCTGCCGGTTCCGTGACAGATGTCGCAAGGGACGGGCGCGGTCCCCGGCTGGCAGCAGGAGCCGTCGCAGGTCTCGCAGACGACGGCGGTGTCCACCTCGAGGTCGCGATGGGTGCCGAACACCACCTCGTCGAGGTCCACCTCCACACGCAGCAGGGCGTCCTGACCCCGCTCGCGCCGGGACCTCGGCCCGCGGCTCGCCCCGCCGCCTCCCCCGCCGCCGAAGAACGTCTCGAAGATGTCCCCGAATCCGGAGAAATCGGCCCCGCCGCCTCCGCCGAAGCCGCCCGAGCCGCCACGGTCGTACTGCTGCCGCTGCTGCGGGTCGCTGAGGACGTCGTAGGCGTGTGTGACGAGTTTGAAACGCTCCTGCGCCTCGGCGCTCGGGTTCACGTCCGGGTGCAGCTCGCGCGCGAGGCGGCGATACGCCTTTTTGATCTCGTCGGGTGTGGCGTTGCGCTCAACGCCCAGGACTTCGTAATGGTCGGCCACGTAAGGCTGTTCCTTCTTGTCGGTGCTTGTCGCGTATCGGTGCTTGTCGTCGGTGTTCGCCGGTCCGGCTCAGTCGCCGAGGAGCCAGGAGAGGTAGCGGGCCACGGCGCGCACGGCGGCCATGTTGCCCGAGTAGTCCATGCGGAGCGGGCCGATGAGTCCGACGCGGGCGATGTCCGCTCCCGCCGAACTGTAGCCGCTGGACATGACCGAAGCCTCGGTGAGCCCGAAGCCGGCGTTCTCCCGGCCGATGCTGACCGCGACGCTGTGCTGGTCGTGCGCCATCTCGTCGAAAAGACGCAGCAGGACGACCTGCTCTTCGATCGCCTCCAGCACCGGAGTGATGCTGGAGGGGAAGTCGTCGCCGGTGCGCACCAGGTTCGCCGCGCCCGCTATCATGAGCCGCTCCTGCCGGTTCGCGGCGATCTGATCGAGCAGGGCGCTCGCGACCGGGGCCACAAGCGCCCGTGCCCGGTCTGTGAGCGCGTCCGGAAGCTCGCTCAGCCGGACGGCCGCATCGGCGAGGGACAGCCCGGCCGCCGCACCGTTGATGGAGCCGCGGATCTCGGCGATGTCTGCTTCCGCCAGCTCCTCCGCCAGCTCGATCACGCGCTGTTCCACAGCGCCCGAGTCGGTGATCAGCACACTGAGCAGCCGGCGCGGCGCGAGCGAGACCAGCTCGATGTGCCGGATGCGCGAGCGCGACAGGGAGGGATACTGCACGATCGCGGTCTGATTGGTCAGCTGGGAGAGCAGACGGACGGTGCGCGAGAGGACATCGTCCAGGTCCACCGACTGCCCGAGGAAGGTCTCGATCGCCGTGCGCTGGGCCGGCGAGAGCGGGCGCGCCTCCACGAGATGGTCGACGAAGAGGCGGTAGCCCTTGTCGGTCGGGATGCGGCCGGACGAGGTGTGCGGAGCCG
This genomic window from Leifsonia xyli subsp. cynodontis DSM 46306 contains:
- a CDS encoding RICIN domain-containing protein, with the translated sequence MFKKFGSGSPGSDGGRGRSRSASALALVLIGGSLGIAAPALIPGTAIAASDTPALYTESAAHPTGQSAVFTTTVGLKPSKDAQTFWSHQFQVGNQLGSIGFQSTEDGSGRNLWLFSTQGVTGCEPSATDGGQCVGPLDGKSEASARIWKTWQAGRTYALKIAAVADRAGWWRASVVDGSDGTETALGTLRFANGGTRLLPLRGWVGFYQLSEPGEQCAKLEDSDVTFGPFQVDGKSFRYSYLNRYKFACTNAVLRINDDGSAFLASHAKLKPVALLSKPNALAVTPDASFWSSAIRLQPAQSDDAHDWLLRSDGTIRTTNDRWCLTEEPETFWHGKRVALASCSSASNRVWSQVDGHLKNEATGLCLATSDHSTYPGARLVTAPCSRDADQEFVSVQPQSIMTRRPGTYLWADASVRSQTPVATRSSVPDLGWKMLPDGTIRSRDDKQCLDLSGSSSANGTPIILWACTGGINQKWTTTPEGELRTRMADDVCATVQENGNVAGYRCTGGTNQTFWF
- the era gene encoding GTPase Era, with amino-acid sequence MTDYRAGFVSFVGRPNVGKSTLTNALVGEKIAITSSKPQTTRRAIRGIAHRREGQLVLVDTPGVHRPRTLLGERLNTLVQSTLGDVDVIGFCVPADERIGPGDRFINEQLDDYPRAKKVAIVTKIDSARKTQVAEQLLAVSALREWEAIVPVSAARGIQLDTLTTELMRLLRVSPGPLYPDEAVTDEGVEDRIAEYIREAVLDGAEDELPHSLAVTIDDLIERDDKDLLEIYANLFVERDSQKAIVIGKGGRRIREVGATAREPIEALLERHVFLSIRVKVAKDWQRDPKQLGRLGF
- a CDS encoding hemolysin family protein — translated: MLAALFFVVAFALVAFGGLMAAVEAALAVQSRGDIADLAETSRASKSLAAIAEDPGPYFNAVSFSRIIAETTAAVLVTLAFEQIFEEWWISLLLSALIMTGVSFVLVGASPRSVGRANSTLLLRRAAPLVRIVCIVLGPIPGGLVALGNRVTPSRARSAPVTSEEQLLSIVDEATEFDVLEEDDRELIHSIFEFSDTVVREVMLPRTDMITVDKSAGLGTAMGLFFSKGVSRIPVIDDDPDDVVGILYLKDAAKLSFESMLGLDAIALDELVRPALFVPESQKADALLREMQRESNHLAMVVDEYGGIAGLVTLEDLIEELVGDISDEYDQEVALVQEVGDGRYRVATRLPIDDLGELFDLEIEDEDVDSVGGLVAKALGRLAEVGSTVAAHGLRFTVDRIEGRHKHVASVLVERDTAALPEPAEKPDRAARNDKHRNDRNKQQKEPRP
- the ybeY gene encoding rRNA maturation RNase YbeY — protein: MSIEVNNESAIAADEAMLQRLAGYAFDIMHVHPDAELAILLVDEAAMEQLHVQWMDEPGPTDVLSFPMDELRPGTEDEPSPAGLLGDVVLCPQVAQIQAETAGHALMDELLLLTTHGILHLLGFDHAEPAEEREMFSIQRDILVGFARYDRQR
- a CDS encoding PhoH family protein yields the protein MPRSEPTPPLSPEGAAETHLSVDGIQMVRLLGPQDRLLTMLERQFPLVSVHVRGNEITLTGDPAQVEAARRLVEELLQLVRGGQDIGPADVANSAKMLQSGLNLSPSDVLGQAILTARGKSIRPKTLGQSEYVDAIDHNTIVFGIGPAGTGKTYLAMAKAVQALQRKEVTRIILTRPAIEAGERLGYLPGTLTDKIDPYLRPLYDALNEMMDPELVPKLLATGTIEVAPLAYMRGRTLNDSFIILDEAQNTTLEQMKMFLTRLGFNARMVVTGDITQIDLPNAASGLRLVTRVLKGIDDIHFAQLTSDDVVRHSLVGRIVDAYTEYDAKQQARQHEREQAAEFAARAERRSGTPRDHLTKRRQGPSK
- a CDS encoding histidine triad nucleotide-binding protein, producing MTEQDERSVFTRIIAGEIPADVVYDGERLIAFKDIAPQAPVHLLVVPKTEQYRDVVELAAGDPGLLAELVATAKSLAAVYADGDFRLIFNTGANAGQTVFHVHAHVLGTPAGGLEEGSLAKK
- a CDS encoding 16S rRNA (uracil(1498)-N(3))-methyltransferase produces the protein MASLYLCEDLDAAIGDRLTLTGLEARHAVTVNRTRPGERILIGNGRGLIAAGEVLVATGSELTIDVDALERVERHEPTITLVQALAKGDRDERAIQAATELGADAVIPWAAARSVSRWEGTKIAKGRERWATIVREAGKQSVRAWTPEVGELSTTRQIAALAVTHRVLVLDPSAGERLTDVTPDARPLALVVGPEGGIDPAELDVFRAAGAEFLRLGDTILRTSTAGPAALAVLSAATRRW
- the dnaJ gene encoding molecular chaperone DnaJ, whose product is MADHYEVLGVERNATPDEIKKAYRRLARELHPDVNPSAEAQERFKLVTHAYDVLSDPQQRQQYDRGGSGGFGGGGGADFSGFGDIFETFFGGGGGGGASRGPRSRRERGQDALLRVEVDLDEVVFGTHRDLEVDTAVVCETCDGSCCQPGTAPVPCDICHGTGSIQRSVRSLLGTVMTSSPCGSCRGYGTVIATPCVTCQGQGRVRARRTVPVDIPAGVDTGLRLHMPGSGEAGPAGGPNGDLYLEIKVKHHDVFSRDGDDLLCTLEVSMADAILGATATVKALDGDIRLELKPGTQSADIVSVKDRGITHLRGSGRGDLRVGIQVVTPTKLDHKEKELIKKFAESHKTGEPSLACFQQGLFAKLRDRFLNV
- the hrcA gene encoding heat-inducible transcriptional repressor HrcA, which codes for MVSERSLDVLRAIVQDYVSSREPVGSKSIVERHSFGVSAATIRNDMALLEEEELIAAPHTSSGRIPTDKGYRLFVDHLVEARPLSPAQRTAIETFLGQSVDLDDVLSRTVRLLSQLTNQTAIVQYPSLSRSRIRHIELVSLAPRRLLSVLITDSGAVEQRVIELAEELAEADIAEIRGSINGAAAGLSLADAAVRLSELPDALTDRARALVAPVASALLDQIAANRQERLMIAGAANLVRTGDDFPSSITPVLEAIEEQVVLLRLFDEMAHDQHSVAVSIGRENAGFGLTEASVMSSGYSSAGADIARVGLIGPLRMDYSGNMAAVRAVARYLSWLLGD